From a region of the Vicingus serpentipes genome:
- the lysS gene encoding lysine--tRNA ligase, whose translation MSQQLSEQELVRRESLTRLRELGINPYPQALYPVTILSKEIKENYEEGKKVVIAGRLMSRRIQGKASFAELQDSEGRIQVYFNRDEICSEDDSTLYNDVYKKLLDIGDFIGVEGELFKTQVGEISVRVKKFDLLSKSLKPLPLPKTDSEGNVHDAFTDPEMRYRQRYADLVVNPHVKEVFIKRAKLMHAMRSFFVERGYYEVETPILQPIPGGAAARPFVTHHNSLDVPMYLRIACELYLKKTLIGGFEGVFEFAKTFRNEGMDRTHNPEFSMMEIYVAYKDYNWMMKFTEKLLEHCAIAVNGTTEATFGKNKINFKAPYKRVTMRQSIIDFTGFDIKDKSEEDLAAWCNENGIQVDDTMGKGKLIDEIFGEKCEGNYIDPTFIIDYPKEMSPLCKEHRDDPSLTERFELMICGKELANAYTELNDPIDQKERFEEQLKLAAKGDDEAGEFIDYDFLRALEYGMPPTSGLGIGIDRLIMFLTNNESIQEVVLFPQMKPEKKTVDLSDAEKTIFEILKANNNMELGALKNASGLSGKQWDKGMKGLNKHGMVKVEVDGDTKVCVLS comes from the coding sequence ATGAGCCAGCAATTATCAGAACAAGAATTGGTTAGAAGAGAATCGTTAACCAGATTAAGAGAATTAGGAATTAATCCTTATCCTCAAGCACTTTATCCAGTAACTATTTTATCTAAAGAGATAAAAGAAAATTATGAAGAAGGTAAAAAGGTTGTGATTGCTGGAAGATTGATGTCAAGAAGAATTCAAGGAAAAGCATCATTTGCTGAATTGCAAGATAGTGAGGGAAGAATACAAGTTTATTTTAATAGAGATGAGATTTGTTCTGAAGATGACTCTACGTTATACAATGATGTTTATAAAAAATTGTTGGATATAGGTGATTTTATTGGTGTTGAAGGAGAGCTTTTTAAAACTCAAGTGGGAGAAATTAGTGTAAGAGTAAAAAAGTTTGATTTATTAAGTAAATCATTGAAGCCTTTACCTCTTCCAAAAACTGATAGCGAAGGAAATGTACACGATGCTTTTACAGACCCAGAAATGCGTTATCGTCAGCGTTATGCTGATTTAGTTGTAAATCCACACGTAAAAGAGGTATTTATTAAAAGAGCCAAATTAATGCACGCAATGCGTTCGTTTTTTGTTGAGAGAGGGTATTATGAAGTTGAGACACCTATATTACAACCTATACCAGGCGGAGCAGCTGCAAGACCATTTGTAACTCATCACAACTCGTTAGATGTTCCAATGTATTTGAGAATAGCATGTGAGTTATACTTAAAAAAGACTTTAATTGGTGGATTTGAAGGGGTATTTGAATTTGCTAAAACCTTCAGAAATGAAGGGATGGACCGAACACATAATCCCGAATTTTCAATGATGGAAATTTATGTAGCCTACAAAGACTATAATTGGATGATGAAGTTTACAGAAAAATTACTTGAGCATTGTGCCATTGCTGTAAATGGAACAACTGAAGCTACGTTTGGTAAAAATAAAATAAACTTCAAAGCTCCATATAAGCGAGTTACTATGCGTCAATCAATTATTGATTTTACAGGGTTTGATATAAAAGATAAATCTGAAGAAGATTTAGCTGCTTGGTGTAATGAAAATGGAATTCAAGTAGATGATACGATGGGAAAAGGAAAGTTAATTGATGAAATTTTTGGAGAGAAGTGTGAAGGAAATTATATTGATCCAACATTTATTATTGACTACCCAAAAGAGATGTCTCCTTTATGTAAAGAACATAGAGACGATCCATCTTTAACTGAGCGTTTTGAATTAATGATTTGTGGAAAAGAATTAGCTAATGCTTATACAGAGTTAAATGATCCAATAGACCAAAAAGAACGTTTTGAAGAACAATTAAAATTAGCGGCAAAAGGAGATGATGAAGCTGGAGAATTTATTGATTATGATTTTTTAAGAGCTCTAGAATATGGTATGCCTCCAACATCAGGATTAGGCATAGGAATTGACCGATTGATTATGTTTTTAACCAATAACGAATCTATTCAAGAGGTAGTTTTATTCCCTCAAATGAAACCAGAGAAAAAAACGGTTGACTTGAGTGATGCTGAAAAAACAATTTTTGAAATATTAAAAGCAAATAATAATATGGAACTAGGAGCTTTAAAAAATGCATCTGGTTTAAGTGGAAAGCAGTGGGATAAAGGGATGAAAGGCTTGAATAAACATGGAATGGTAAAAGTTGAAGTTGATGGAGACACAAAGGTTTGTGTGTTGAGTTAA
- a CDS encoding asparaginase → MNSILIIYTGGTIGMVKDEETGALKSFEFDSLIKEIPEIKKFGHEINIHSFETPIDSSNMQPQHWLTLAEIIYNGYDNHDGFVILHGSDTMAYTASALSFMLENLSKPVILTGSQLPIGEVRTDAKENLLTAIELASSYKEGKALVPEVAIYFEYDLYRGNRSTKSNAEDFEAFTSPNYPVLAQAGVSLKFNTNDIYKPNSKDLKINKFLNQDIATIKLFPGITEQYIFSIIHIPNLKAIVLETFGSGNAPTELWFINLLIEAINKNIIILNISQCEGGAVNQGKYETSSALNQIGVISGRDMTYETAITKLMYLLGTDLSVSEIKNWLQKSIRGEIS, encoded by the coding sequence ATGAATTCGATATTAATTATATACACTGGTGGTACTATTGGAATGGTAAAAGATGAAGAAACTGGTGCTTTAAAATCATTTGAATTTGATTCTTTAATTAAAGAAATTCCTGAGATTAAGAAATTTGGTCACGAAATAAATATTCATTCATTTGAAACACCAATAGATTCATCTAATATGCAGCCACAACATTGGTTAACGTTAGCAGAAATCATTTATAACGGTTATGATAATCATGATGGCTTTGTAATTTTACATGGTTCAGATACAATGGCTTACACTGCTTCTGCATTAAGTTTTATGCTCGAAAACTTGAGCAAACCCGTAATACTAACAGGGTCTCAATTACCTATAGGTGAAGTTAGAACAGATGCAAAGGAAAATTTACTAACAGCAATCGAATTAGCATCTTCTTACAAAGAAGGGAAAGCTTTAGTTCCTGAAGTTGCTATTTATTTTGAATATGATCTATATAGAGGTAACCGATCAACTAAATCAAATGCTGAGGATTTTGAAGCCTTTACCTCTCCAAATTATCCTGTTTTAGCTCAAGCTGGTGTTTCTTTAAAATTCAACACTAACGATATTTATAAACCAAACAGTAAAGATTTAAAAATTAATAAATTTTTAAATCAAGATATAGCTACTATAAAGCTTTTTCCTGGTATTACTGAGCAATACATCTTTTCAATAATTCATATTCCTAATCTTAAAGCTATAGTATTAGAAACTTTTGGTTCAGGAAATGCACCAACAGAGTTATGGTTCATAAATTTATTAATTGAAGCAATTAATAAAAACATCATTATACTAAACATTAGTCAATGTGAGGGTGGAGCTGTTAATCAAGGTAAATATGAAACAAGCTCAGCATTAAATCAAATAGGCGTGATAAGTGGTAGAGATATGACTTACGAAACTGCTATCACAAAATTAATGTATTTATTGGGTACTGATTTAAGTGTTTCAGAAATCAAAAATTGGCTTCAAAAATCAATTAGAGGCGAAATTTCTTAA
- a CDS encoding TatD family hydrolase — MILTDTHTHLYSSQFDEDRTNAINNCIKKGVSRLFLPNIDSSSIDGMLAIEKEFPSNCFAMMGLHPCSVKENYKQELALIKEWLNKRNFCAIGEIGIDLYWDKSTLEAQQDAFRTQINWAKERDLPFVVHCRDAFDEIFEIMDELNDDKMRGIFHCFTGNLEQANHIINYGGFKLGIGGVVTFKNGGLDKVVEQIDLKHLVLETDSPYLAPVPYRGKRNESSYLLNIAEKISEIHQVTIEEVAKITTANSMEVFGF; from the coding sequence ATGATTTTAACCGATACTCATACACATTTATACTCATCACAATTTGATGAAGATCGAACAAATGCTATTAATAACTGCATTAAAAAAGGTGTTTCACGATTGTTTTTACCCAATATTGATAGCAGTTCTATTGATGGTATGTTAGCTATAGAAAAAGAATTTCCTAGCAATTGTTTCGCTATGATGGGCTTGCATCCATGTTCGGTTAAAGAAAATTATAAACAAGAATTAGCCTTAATTAAAGAATGGCTAAACAAACGCAACTTTTGTGCTATTGGTGAAATAGGGATAGACTTGTATTGGGATAAATCTACGCTAGAAGCTCAACAAGATGCCTTTAGAACTCAAATTAATTGGGCAAAAGAACGAGATTTACCTTTTGTAGTTCATTGCAGAGATGCTTTTGATGAGATTTTTGAAATTATGGATGAATTAAATGATGACAAAATGCGCGGTATTTTTCATTGTTTTACAGGCAATTTAGAACAAGCAAATCACATCATAAACTATGGTGGTTTTAAATTGGGTATAGGCGGAGTTGTTACTTTTAAAAATGGGGGGTTAGACAAAGTTGTTGAACAAATTGACTTAAAACATCTTGTATTAGAAACTGATTCTCCCTATTTAGCACCTGTACCATACAGAGGGAAACGAAATGAAAGTAGTTATTTACTGAATATTGCCGAAAAGATTAGTGAAATTCATCAAGTAACTATAGAAGAGGTTGCTAAAATAACTACTGCAAATTCTATGGAAGTGTTTGGATTTTAA
- the polA gene encoding DNA polymerase I, whose translation MSTSNKKLFLLDAFALIYRAYFGFGKNHRYNSKGLNTSAMLGFTNTLIEVLEKQKPTHIAVVFDAPGGATNREEDFSDYKAGREAMPEDIKTAIPYIKQILDAFNIPIYLLEGYEADDIIGTMAKAAEKEGFQTYMMTPDKDFGQLVSENIFMYKPAAYGKPAEVLGIPEVCEKFGVENPLQVIDILGLWGDAVDNIPGIPGIGEKTSKILIAKYGSVEGLIEHAHELKGKQKENVIEFAEQGLMSKKLATIILDVPVEYDFEDFRVEAPDEQKIIDLFAELEFRNLAKRVLGKEIQIQAAPVQVGGQMDLFGNAPAIEEEELEPELMEQKDISNTKHNYNFLQTAEERKTLIDNLSKQTSFCFDTETTGLNTLEAEIVGLSIAYKEHEAYYIPFSDKKDETKAILEEFKVVFENDKIEKVGHNIKYDLNILANYNVELKGKLFDTMIAHYLIQPDMRHGMDLLAEAYLGYKPVSIETLIGKKGKNQLSMRDIPQENIVDYACEDADITLQLKNEFEPKMNPTLKKLMDEIEIPLIPVLADMEREGINLDVDALAKFSIELEDSITVLTKEIIELAGEDFNIDSPKQLGEVLFDKMQIIEKAKKTKTGQYSTGEDVLSKLADKHDIVPKILEYRSLKKLKSTYVDALPELVNPHTNRLHTSYMQTVAATGRLSSNNPNLQNIPIRTEKGREIRKAFIPRNEDYTLLAADYSQIELRIIAALSEDENMQEAFVKGEDIHTATAAKVFGVEKNEVDREMRSKAKAVNFGIIYGVSAFGLSQNLNISRTEAKEIIDTYFEKYPKLKAYMDNNVVLAKEQGYVETIMQRRRNLKDINSNNAIVRGHAERNAVNAPIQGSAADIIKIAMINIHQEFEKEQLKSKMLLQVHDELVFDVFKPELEKVKKIVKDKMEHAVKIAVPLDVEMSNAENWLLAH comes from the coding sequence ATGTCAACTTCTAATAAGAAACTTTTTTTACTGGATGCATTCGCATTAATTTATAGAGCTTATTTTGGCTTCGGTAAAAACCATAGATACAATTCAAAAGGACTTAATACTTCAGCAATGTTGGGGTTTACTAATACTCTAATAGAAGTGTTAGAAAAACAAAAACCAACGCATATCGCCGTTGTTTTTGATGCCCCTGGAGGAGCAACAAATAGAGAAGAAGACTTTTCTGATTATAAAGCAGGTAGAGAGGCTATGCCTGAAGATATCAAAACAGCAATTCCATATATTAAACAAATATTAGATGCATTTAATATTCCTATCTATTTGTTAGAAGGCTACGAAGCAGATGACATAATAGGAACAATGGCTAAAGCTGCTGAAAAAGAAGGTTTTCAGACCTATATGATGACCCCAGATAAAGATTTTGGTCAGTTAGTTTCAGAAAACATTTTTATGTATAAACCAGCAGCTTATGGAAAGCCAGCAGAAGTTTTAGGAATACCTGAAGTTTGTGAAAAATTTGGAGTTGAAAATCCATTACAAGTTATTGATATTTTAGGATTATGGGGAGATGCTGTTGATAATATTCCTGGAATACCTGGAATAGGGGAAAAAACATCAAAAATTTTAATTGCTAAATATGGAAGTGTTGAAGGGCTAATTGAACATGCTCATGAATTAAAAGGGAAACAAAAAGAAAATGTGATTGAGTTTGCAGAGCAAGGATTAATGTCTAAAAAATTAGCAACGATTATTTTAGACGTACCAGTTGAATATGATTTTGAAGACTTTAGAGTAGAAGCTCCAGATGAGCAAAAAATAATAGATCTTTTTGCTGAACTTGAATTTAGAAATTTAGCAAAACGTGTTTTAGGCAAAGAAATACAAATTCAAGCTGCTCCAGTTCAAGTTGGTGGGCAAATGGATTTGTTTGGAAATGCTCCAGCCATTGAGGAAGAAGAACTGGAACCAGAGTTAATGGAACAAAAAGATATTTCCAACACAAAGCATAATTACAATTTTCTGCAGACTGCAGAAGAACGTAAAACACTAATTGATAATTTATCAAAACAAACTTCATTTTGTTTTGATACAGAAACAACAGGGTTAAATACACTTGAAGCTGAAATTGTAGGTTTATCAATTGCTTATAAAGAGCACGAAGCTTATTACATTCCATTTTCAGATAAGAAAGATGAAACTAAAGCTATTTTAGAAGAATTTAAAGTAGTGTTTGAAAATGATAAAATAGAAAAGGTTGGACATAATATTAAATATGATTTAAACATTTTAGCAAATTATAATGTTGAGTTAAAAGGAAAGCTTTTTGACACGATGATTGCTCATTATTTAATTCAGCCTGACATGCGACATGGAATGGATTTGTTAGCCGAAGCTTATTTGGGTTATAAACCAGTTTCAATAGAGACTTTGATAGGTAAAAAAGGGAAAAACCAGTTGAGTATGCGAGATATTCCACAAGAAAACATTGTAGATTATGCTTGTGAAGATGCTGATATTACTTTGCAATTAAAGAATGAATTTGAGCCTAAAATGAACCCAACCTTAAAAAAATTAATGGACGAAATTGAAATACCATTAATTCCTGTTTTAGCTGACATGGAAAGAGAAGGTATTAATTTGGATGTAGATGCGTTAGCAAAATTCTCAATAGAATTAGAAGACTCAATAACGGTATTAACTAAAGAAATAATTGAATTAGCAGGAGAGGATTTTAATATTGATTCTCCTAAACAATTAGGAGAAGTGCTTTTTGACAAAATGCAAATAATTGAAAAAGCAAAAAAAACAAAGACAGGTCAATATTCAACGGGTGAAGATGTGCTATCTAAATTAGCAGATAAACATGATATCGTTCCTAAAATTTTAGAATATCGTTCTCTAAAAAAATTAAAATCTACTTACGTTGATGCATTACCAGAATTGGTAAATCCTCACACAAATCGTCTGCATACTAGTTATATGCAAACTGTAGCCGCTACAGGGCGTTTAAGTTCAAATAACCCTAACCTTCAAAATATACCAATTAGAACAGAAAAAGGGCGTGAAATTAGAAAAGCCTTCATACCAAGAAATGAAGATTATACTCTACTTGCGGCAGATTACTCACAAATTGAGCTGCGCATTATTGCTGCTTTAAGTGAAGACGAAAATATGCAAGAAGCTTTTGTAAAAGGAGAAGATATACATACGGCTACTGCTGCTAAAGTTTTTGGAGTTGAAAAAAATGAAGTTGATAGAGAAATGAGAAGTAAGGCTAAAGCTGTAAATTTTGGGATTATTTATGGTGTTTCTGCTTTTGGTTTGTCACAAAATTTGAATATATCGAGAACAGAAGCTAAAGAAATTATAGATACTTATTTTGAAAAATACCCGAAGCTAAAAGCATATATGGATAATAATGTAGTATTAGCAAAAGAGCAAGGTTATGTTGAAACCATTATGCAGCGGCGAAGAAATTTAAAAGACATTAACTCCAACAATGCAATAGTTCGAGGGCATGCAGAACGTAATGCTGTAAACGCACCAATACAAGGTTCTGCTGCTGATATTATTAAAATAGCGATGATAAACATTCATCAAGAGTTTGAAAAAGAGCAATTAAAATCTAAAATGCTATTACAAGTGCATGATGAATTGGTTTTTGATGTATTTAAACCAGAACTAGAAAAAGTGAAAAAAATAGTTAAAGACAAAATGGAGCATGCAGTTAAAATTGCTGTTCCATTAGATGTTGAAATGAGTAATGCAGAAAATTGGTTGTTAGCTCATTAA
- a CDS encoding NAD(P)H-dependent glycerol-3-phosphate dehydrogenase: MENKKIAVLGGGSWATAIVKMLTENLEKVNWWMRDEECIAHIQNYHHNPRYIQSIQFNPNKLNMSSDLQAIIDDSDIVVVAVPSAFLAKAFDGVEIEGIEKKIIISAVKGVVPEYNQIPAEYFHINFNVPYDRIGMIAGPCHAEEVAMERLSYLTIACQNQEIAQYVADCLSCRYINTSTSDDLFGTELSAILKNVYAVASGICNGLGYGDNFQAVLIAAALRETKEFIDEVHSIHRDVKSSAYLGDLLVTAYSQFSRNRNFGSMVGRGYSVKSAQIEMNMVAEGYYAAKGIYEINKKFKVDMPIMDAVYHILYEKISPIMEMRILTGKLS, translated from the coding sequence ATGGAAAATAAAAAAATAGCAGTATTAGGAGGAGGTAGCTGGGCAACAGCTATTGTGAAGATGTTAACGGAGAATTTAGAGAAAGTTAACTGGTGGATGCGTGATGAAGAATGTATTGCTCATATTCAAAATTATCACCACAACCCAAGGTATATACAATCTATACAATTTAACCCTAACAAGTTAAATATGAGTTCCGATTTACAAGCGATAATTGATGATTCAGATATTGTTGTTGTAGCAGTTCCATCTGCATTTTTAGCTAAAGCTTTTGATGGAGTTGAAATTGAAGGAATTGAAAAAAAGATAATCATTTCAGCAGTTAAAGGTGTAGTACCAGAGTATAATCAAATACCAGCTGAGTATTTTCATATCAACTTCAATGTTCCTTACGATAGGATTGGAATGATTGCAGGACCTTGTCATGCAGAAGAAGTTGCGATGGAACGTTTGTCTTATTTGACAATTGCCTGTCAAAATCAAGAGATAGCTCAATATGTTGCAGATTGTTTATCGTGTAGATATATTAACACATCAACTTCTGATGATTTATTTGGCACTGAGTTATCAGCTATTCTTAAAAACGTTTATGCTGTTGCTAGTGGTATTTGTAATGGATTAGGATATGGAGATAACTTTCAAGCCGTTTTAATTGCGGCAGCATTAAGAGAAACTAAAGAATTTATTGATGAGGTTCATTCTATACATAGAGATGTAAAATCATCTGCTTATTTGGGCGATTTATTGGTAACAGCTTATTCGCAATTTTCAAGAAATAGGAACTTTGGAAGTATGGTTGGTAGAGGCTATTCTGTAAAATCTGCTCAAATAGAAATGAACATGGTTGCCGAAGGTTATTATGCAGCTAAAGGAATCTATGAAATAAACAAAAAGTTTAAGGTTGACATGCCAATTATGGATGCTGTTTACCATATTCTTTATGAAAAGATTTCTCCAATTATGGAGATGAGAATTTTAACAGGGAAGTTATCTTAA
- a CDS encoding four helix bundle protein has translation MKLEDLKLYQECLDFEDKIWKIVNAWEGFNKDTIGVDFVKDADAISGNIAAGYGRYNFKDKKHYCYISRGFLLKTKGWLLKAKERGMIEAAESDELVENVEKIHRMLNAYIRSIGRKKEDNYERNNNYNNDSEDLNSNDEPNGNAYTASADEFFSEEEISVNA, from the coding sequence ATGAAATTAGAAGATTTAAAGCTTTACCAAGAATGTCTAGACTTTGAAGATAAAATTTGGAAGATAGTTAATGCCTGGGAGGGTTTTAATAAAGATACAATTGGAGTAGATTTTGTAAAAGATGCAGATGCTATTTCTGGTAATATTGCAGCTGGGTATGGAAGATATAATTTTAAAGATAAAAAGCATTATTGTTATATTTCAAGAGGGTTTTTACTAAAAACTAAAGGGTGGCTTTTAAAAGCTAAAGAAAGAGGAATGATAGAAGCTGCAGAGTCTGATGAATTAGTAGAAAACGTTGAAAAAATTCATAGAATGTTAAATGCTTACATTCGTTCAATAGGAAGAAAGAAAGAAGATAATTACGAAAGAAATAATAACTACAATAACGATAGTGAAGATTTGAATAGTAATGATGAACCAAATGGAAATGCTTATACAGCATCTGCTGATGAGTTTTTTAGTGAAGAAGAAATCTCTGTAAATGCATAA
- a CDS encoding amidohydrolase family protein — MKKISANYIFPGNIPPIKNGVLIIDNNGTIIDLLNPQKDEINWSEVEIHKGFICPGFINTHCHLELSYLKNQIQEKTQLHGFIKEIIIKRNTFSEEDRNQAIIEAELEMKKNGIVAVGDISNGNSTFKQKEKGILHYHTFLEVFGSDPKIANDAFLQAENLYKLYYNSTRVSITPHATYSVSDPLTLLINDHCITNKSLVSIHNQETESENEFHKKGSGHLYNFLEIDKKTAFIATGENALSSFLAKYKDLNHTLLVHNTFTDKDDIRWANKYNSDIYWAFCPNANLYIENKLPNFELFLNEKCTIGTDSYASNWSLSILDELKTISKSSPNINLETLIKWATFNGAEFLKFSHLGSFEIGKTPGINLIENVNEMTLTEKSSIKVLA, encoded by the coding sequence ATGAAAAAAATTAGTGCAAATTATATTTTCCCTGGAAATATTCCTCCAATTAAAAATGGTGTTTTAATAATCGATAATAATGGAACTATTATTGACCTCTTAAACCCGCAAAAAGATGAAATTAATTGGTCAGAAGTAGAAATACATAAAGGGTTTATCTGCCCTGGATTTATAAACACTCATTGCCATCTTGAATTGTCTTACTTAAAAAATCAAATTCAAGAAAAAACTCAACTCCATGGTTTTATTAAAGAAATAATAATCAAAAGAAACACCTTTTCTGAAGAAGATCGAAATCAAGCAATTATTGAAGCTGAACTAGAAATGAAAAAAAATGGAATTGTTGCTGTTGGCGACATTTCTAATGGAAACTCAACATTTAAGCAAAAGGAAAAAGGGATTTTACATTATCATACCTTTTTAGAGGTTTTTGGATCTGACCCTAAAATAGCTAACGATGCTTTTTTACAAGCCGAAAATCTCTACAAGCTATATTATAATTCGACTAGAGTATCTATAACACCCCATGCTACTTACTCCGTTTCTGACCCTTTAACATTATTAATAAACGACCACTGCATTACCAATAAAAGTTTAGTTAGTATTCATAACCAAGAAACGGAAAGTGAAAATGAATTTCATAAAAAAGGTAGTGGTCATCTCTATAATTTCTTAGAAATTGATAAAAAAACAGCATTCATTGCTACTGGAGAAAATGCCTTGTCTTCTTTTCTTGCAAAATATAAAGATTTAAATCATACCCTTCTAGTTCACAACACTTTTACTGATAAAGATGACATCCGTTGGGCAAATAAATACAATTCAGATATTTATTGGGCCTTCTGTCCAAATGCAAACTTATACATCGAAAATAAACTGCCGAACTTTGAACTGTTCTTAAATGAAAAATGTACAATTGGAACAGATAGCTATGCTTCTAACTGGAGTTTGTCAATTTTAGATGAACTAAAAACCATTAGTAAGTCTAGCCCGAATATTAATTTAGAAACATTAATAAAATGGGCAACTTTTAACGGCGCGGAGTTCTTGAAGTTTAGTCATTTAGGTTCATTTGAAATAGGAAAAACTCCGGGTATTAATTTAATTGAAAATGTTAACGAGATGACTTTAACAGAAAAATCAAGTATAAAAGTTTTAGCCTGA
- the rlmN gene encoding 23S rRNA (adenine(2503)-C(2))-methyltransferase RlmN, with amino-acid sequence MSDKQNIRSLTEEELKTFFSNNGEKPFRAKQVFEWLWKKQVINFDDMSNLSLSTRNLLKEHFFINSVSVAEKQISSDRTIKNAFKLFDGKITEGVLIPTPKRMTACISSQVGCSLTCAFCGTGRLDRLRNIEAEEIFDQVVIIKNQAEEYYKTPLSNIVYMGMGEPLLNYRNVLKSIDLITSETGLGMSPKRITVSTAGIAKMIKKLGDDDVKFNLALSLHAANDVKRSEIMPINDQNSLASLKEALIYFYEKTGTRVTFEYIIFKDFNDSIEDAKELAAFCKVVPCKINIIEYNPIDDTKFEKADADKTDKFAAFLEDNFNLIVNVRRSRGKDIDAACGQLANKNKAAN; translated from the coding sequence ATGTCAGATAAGCAGAACATAAGAAGCCTAACAGAAGAAGAATTAAAAACTTTCTTTTCTAATAATGGAGAAAAACCGTTTCGTGCAAAACAAGTATTTGAGTGGCTTTGGAAAAAGCAGGTGATAAACTTTGATGATATGTCTAATTTATCGTTAAGCACTCGAAATTTATTAAAGGAGCATTTTTTCATTAATTCTGTAAGTGTTGCCGAAAAACAAATAAGTTCTGACAGAACGATTAAAAATGCCTTTAAGCTTTTTGACGGAAAGATTACAGAAGGGGTTTTAATACCTACGCCTAAAAGGATGACTGCTTGTATTTCTAGTCAAGTAGGTTGCAGCTTAACATGTGCATTTTGTGGAACAGGACGATTAGATCGATTACGTAACATTGAGGCTGAAGAAATTTTTGACCAAGTTGTTATTATTAAAAATCAAGCAGAAGAATACTATAAAACACCATTAAGCAACATTGTTTATATGGGAATGGGAGAACCATTATTAAACTATAGAAACGTTTTAAAATCAATTGATTTAATTACTTCTGAAACTGGTTTAGGAATGTCTCCTAAACGAATTACAGTTTCTACTGCTGGTATTGCTAAAATGATTAAAAAACTTGGTGATGATGATGTAAAGTTTAATCTAGCGCTATCATTACATGCTGCAAATGATGTGAAGCGTAGTGAAATAATGCCTATTAATGATCAAAACTCTTTAGCATCACTAAAAGAGGCATTGATATATTTTTATGAAAAGACAGGAACAAGAGTAACTTTTGAGTATATAATTTTCAAAGATTTTAACGACAGTATTGAAGATGCTAAAGAATTAGCTGCTTTCTGTAAGGTTGTTCCCTGTAAAATCAACATCATTGAATACAATCCAATTGATGATACCAAATTTGAAAAAGCAGATGCTGACAAAACAGATAAATTTGCTGCTTTTTTGGAGGATAATTTCAACTTAATTGTAAATGTTCGTAGAAGCCGAGGTAAAGATATTGATGCTGCTTGTGGTCAATTAGCGAATAAGAATAAGGCAGCAAATTAA
- a CDS encoding 2-C-methyl-D-erythritol 4-phosphate cytidylyltransferase: MHKYAIIVAGGKGERMGSDTPKQFLELAGKPILMHTIEKFNSTFPTIEIILALPENQIDFWKELCVLHTFNPSSHQLVCGGKTRFHSVKNALALVKQESIVAIHDGVRPLVSSETIIKSFNEAELKGNAIPSIGVIESLRHVSKQDDSNKAVARSCYQLIQTPQCFTSALILKAYQQEFDESFTDDASVVEALGEKINLVEGNKENIKITSPIDLKITEALFRVQFT, encoded by the coding sequence ATGCATAAATATGCAATTATAGTTGCTGGAGGTAAAGGCGAAAGAATGGGGAGTGATACTCCAAAACAATTTCTTGAGCTAGCTGGCAAACCTATATTAATGCACACCATAGAAAAGTTTAATTCTACTTTTCCAACAATAGAAATAATCTTAGCTCTTCCCGAAAATCAAATTGATTTTTGGAAAGAGCTTTGTGTTTTACACACCTTTAATCCTAGTTCGCATCAATTAGTTTGTGGAGGTAAAACAAGATTCCATTCAGTAAAAAATGCCTTAGCGCTTGTTAAACAAGAAAGCATTGTAGCTATACATGATGGAGTTAGACCTTTAGTGAGTTCAGAAACGATAATAAAGAGTTTTAATGAGGCTGAATTAAAAGGAAACGCAATTCCATCAATAGGTGTGATTGAGTCTCTAAGACATGTTTCTAAGCAAGATGATTCTAATAAAGCAGTTGCAAGGAGTTGTTATCAATTAATACAAACTCCGCAATGTTTTACCTCGGCTTTAATTTTAAAGGCTTACCAACAAGAATTTGATGAAAGTTTTACAGACGATGCATCTGTTGTTGAAGCCTTAGGAGAAAAAATAAATTTAGTTGAAGGCAATAAAGAAAACATTAAAATTACCTCTCCTATAGATTTGAAGATTACTGAAGCACTATTTAGAGTTCAATTTACCTAA